A region from the Sandaracinus amylolyticus genome encodes:
- a CDS encoding efflux RND transporter permease subunit: MLERITDLSVKQRALMVVLGVAVLISGFWAVPRLPVDAVPDVTNVQVVVLTEAGGLSAEEMERFVTFPVEMAMTGLPGLTELRSVTRGGLSAVTIVFEEGVDVWFARQLVTERVREVEADIPPEFGRPQLAPVSTGLGEIYQFVLRSEQRSSMELRSMLQWEISPRLRSVPGVIEVNAMGGAAKEFQVVLDPRRLAAYGLTLGQVLESLERGNASVGGGWIERGPEQYVIRGEGLLRDVAEIGSVVVSADDDGTPILVRQLGEVREGAALPYGVVTQNGEGEAVTGIVLMLIGQNSREVVSRVHEEMARIRAELPDDVEVDVVYDRASFIERTLETVATNLVEGLVLVAIVILVFLRSWRAALLVTLGIPFAMILAVWGMIALGVDGSLMSLGAIDFGLLVDGPIVMVEAVMARLAIEDLSKRSRTETIGDAIRQVARPVAFSVLIILLVYVPLLSLEGTEGKMFRPMATTMALALGGSVVFALLVFPAGAALFLKGGGHHHGGFLGWLEGRYTTLVDRAIRARGPLVGLAVVLLVCTIPIGGSLGADFVPRIDEGDIVVAIRRIPSLGLSEARRLDLEVERVLARFPEVVSQIGMTGRSEVATDPVGMDNTDILVRLRPKDEWTTAHDLDSLGEAMKTAIESEVPSTFVSISQPIEDRTNEMISGSRADVAILLFGDDLERMSSIGRRIGAVLRSVPGAGDVRVERALGMPMLLVRPDRTRLARYGMRSEEVLAAVEASRQGRRVGHVFEGQRRMELRVLLPPIEQSLEGFRALPVGTSDGALVPIGQVASVVEADGPSQISRQSLRRRLRIEVNIRGRDLISFVDDARAAVARDIELPDGYDLEWGGQFENFQRASARLGMVVPIALAIIFAMLFFAFGDVRYALAVFSGVPFALIGGVAALAARGMPFSIPAAVGFIALCGIAVLNGVVMASEVKRRIEGGASVEDAIRSGAIAVLRAVLLTATVAAIGFLPMAISGSAGSEVQRPLATAVMGGVVSSTLLGLFVLPALLSYALRSTSESATSEGPYRDPS; encoded by the coding sequence ATGCTCGAGCGCATCACGGATCTCTCGGTCAAGCAGCGCGCGCTGATGGTCGTGCTCGGCGTCGCGGTGTTGATCAGCGGCTTCTGGGCGGTGCCGCGTCTTCCCGTCGACGCAGTGCCGGACGTGACGAACGTGCAGGTCGTCGTGCTCACCGAGGCGGGTGGTCTGTCCGCCGAGGAGATGGAGCGCTTCGTCACGTTCCCGGTCGAGATGGCGATGACCGGCCTGCCCGGCCTCACCGAGCTGCGCTCGGTCACGCGCGGTGGGCTCTCCGCGGTCACGATCGTGTTCGAAGAGGGCGTCGACGTGTGGTTCGCGCGGCAGCTCGTCACCGAGCGCGTGCGCGAAGTGGAGGCCGACATTCCGCCGGAATTCGGGCGCCCGCAGCTCGCGCCCGTCTCGACCGGCCTCGGCGAGATCTACCAGTTCGTGCTGCGCAGCGAGCAGCGGAGCTCGATGGAGCTGCGCTCGATGCTGCAGTGGGAGATCTCTCCGCGCCTGCGCAGCGTGCCCGGCGTGATCGAGGTCAACGCGATGGGCGGCGCGGCCAAGGAGTTCCAGGTCGTGCTCGACCCGCGTCGCCTCGCGGCGTACGGGCTCACGCTCGGCCAGGTGCTCGAGTCGCTCGAGCGCGGCAACGCGAGCGTCGGCGGCGGATGGATCGAGCGCGGCCCCGAGCAGTACGTGATCCGCGGCGAGGGCCTCCTGCGCGACGTCGCGGAGATCGGCTCGGTCGTGGTCTCCGCCGACGACGACGGAACGCCGATCCTCGTGCGCCAGCTCGGCGAGGTGCGCGAGGGCGCCGCCCTGCCCTACGGCGTCGTCACCCAGAACGGCGAAGGCGAGGCCGTCACCGGCATCGTGCTGATGCTGATCGGCCAGAACTCGCGCGAGGTCGTGTCGCGCGTGCACGAGGAAATGGCGCGCATCCGCGCCGAGCTCCCCGACGACGTCGAGGTCGACGTCGTCTACGACCGCGCGAGCTTCATCGAGCGCACGCTCGAGACCGTCGCGACGAACCTGGTCGAGGGCCTCGTCCTCGTCGCGATCGTCATCCTCGTGTTCCTGCGCTCGTGGCGCGCCGCGCTGCTCGTCACGCTCGGCATCCCCTTCGCGATGATCCTCGCGGTGTGGGGCATGATCGCGCTCGGCGTCGACGGCAGCCTCATGTCGCTCGGCGCGATCGACTTCGGCCTGCTCGTCGACGGACCGATCGTGATGGTCGAGGCCGTGATGGCGCGCCTCGCGATCGAGGATCTCTCGAAGCGCTCGCGCACCGAGACGATCGGCGACGCGATCCGCCAGGTCGCGCGCCCGGTCGCGTTCTCGGTGCTGATCATCCTGCTCGTCTACGTGCCGCTGCTCAGCCTCGAGGGCACCGAGGGCAAGATGTTCCGGCCGATGGCGACCACGATGGCGCTCGCGCTCGGCGGCTCGGTCGTGTTCGCGCTGCTCGTGTTCCCCGCGGGCGCCGCGCTCTTCCTGAAGGGCGGAGGGCACCACCACGGCGGCTTCCTCGGCTGGCTCGAGGGCCGCTACACGACGCTGGTGGACCGCGCGATCCGCGCGCGTGGTCCGCTCGTCGGGCTCGCGGTGGTCCTCTTGGTCTGTACCATCCCGATCGGCGGCTCGCTGGGCGCCGACTTCGTCCCGCGCATCGACGAGGGCGACATCGTCGTCGCGATCCGTCGGATCCCGAGCCTCGGCCTGAGCGAAGCGCGACGGCTCGATCTCGAAGTGGAGCGCGTGCTCGCGCGCTTCCCCGAGGTGGTCAGTCAGATCGGCATGACCGGCCGCTCCGAGGTCGCGACCGATCCCGTCGGCATGGACAACACCGACATCCTCGTGCGGCTGCGCCCCAAGGACGAGTGGACCACCGCGCACGATCTCGACTCGCTCGGCGAGGCGATGAAGACCGCGATCGAGTCCGAGGTGCCCTCGACGTTCGTCTCGATCTCGCAGCCGATCGAGGATCGCACCAACGAGATGATCTCGGGCTCGCGCGCCGACGTCGCGATCCTGCTCTTCGGCGACGATCTCGAGCGCATGAGCTCGATCGGACGCCGCATCGGCGCGGTGCTGCGCAGCGTGCCGGGCGCGGGCGACGTGCGCGTCGAGCGCGCGCTCGGGATGCCGATGCTGCTCGTGCGCCCGGATCGCACGCGCCTCGCGCGCTACGGCATGCGCAGCGAGGAGGTGCTCGCGGCGGTCGAGGCGTCGCGCCAGGGGCGTCGCGTGGGCCACGTGTTCGAGGGCCAGCGCCGCATGGAGCTGCGCGTGCTGCTGCCGCCGATCGAGCAGTCGCTCGAGGGGTTCCGCGCGCTCCCCGTCGGCACGTCCGACGGAGCGCTGGTGCCGATCGGTCAGGTCGCGAGCGTGGTCGAGGCCGACGGTCCTTCGCAGATCAGTCGACAGAGCCTGCGACGCCGGCTGCGCATCGAGGTGAACATCCGCGGCCGCGATCTGATCAGCTTCGTCGACGACGCGCGCGCCGCGGTCGCGCGCGACATCGAGCTGCCCGACGGATACGACCTCGAGTGGGGCGGGCAATTCGAGAACTTCCAGCGCGCGAGCGCGCGCCTCGGGATGGTCGTGCCGATCGCGCTCGCGATCATCTTCGCGATGCTGTTCTTCGCGTTCGGCGACGTGCGCTACGCGCTCGCGGTGTTCTCGGGCGTGCCCTTCGCGCTGATCGGCGGCGTCGCGGCGCTCGCGGCGCGCGGCATGCCGTTCAGCATCCCCGCGGCGGTCGGGTTCATCGCGCTCTGCGGCATCGCCGTGCTCAACGGCGTGGTGATGGCGAGCGAGGTGAAGCGACGCATCGAGGGCGGCGCGAGCGTGGAGGACGCGATCCGCAGCGGCGCGATCGCGGTGCTGCGCGCGGTGCTGCTCACCGCGACGGTCGCGGCGATCGGCTTCTTGCCGATGGCGATCTCGGGATCGGCGGGCAGCGAGGTGCAGCGCCCGCTCGCGACCGCGGTGATGGGCGGCGTCGTGTCGAGCACGCTGCTCGGGCTCTTCGTGCTGCCGGCGCTGCTCTCGTACGCGCTGCGCAGCACGTCGGAGAGCGCGACGAGCGAGGGACCGTACCGCGATCCCTCGTGA
- a CDS encoding tetratricopeptide repeat protein, producing MRWIVSMALALALALGSAASASAQEEPPEFQGLVDRGMQHYAAREYEQAIELFQQAFAMRGEPELVYNIARSYERLARRDDAIREYERFVALPGTTAELRTRALGSIAALREEARLEAASRAAATPPPSATASASTAPPSETRAEPQQGGSSGVGTAGWVLTGIGGAAVVAGVITGVIAFDRNAAFEDATLRSEQIALRDEVRTYALVTDVLLIGGGVIAATGIVLAIVGASESSGSERADATRVIPLVSPEVAGVGVSGRF from the coding sequence ATGCGCTGGATCGTCTCGATGGCTCTCGCGCTCGCGCTGGCGCTCGGGAGCGCTGCGTCCGCGTCGGCGCAGGAGGAGCCGCCCGAGTTCCAGGGGCTCGTCGATCGCGGGATGCAGCACTACGCCGCGCGCGAGTACGAGCAGGCGATCGAGCTCTTCCAGCAAGCGTTCGCGATGCGCGGCGAGCCCGAGCTCGTCTACAACATCGCGCGCTCCTACGAGCGCCTCGCGCGGCGTGACGACGCGATCCGCGAGTACGAGCGCTTCGTCGCGCTGCCCGGCACGACCGCGGAGCTGCGCACGCGCGCGCTGGGATCGATCGCCGCGCTGCGCGAGGAAGCGCGGCTCGAGGCTGCTTCGCGCGCCGCTGCGACGCCGCCTCCGTCGGCGACGGCGAGCGCGTCGACCGCGCCGCCGAGCGAGACGCGCGCCGAGCCGCAGCAGGGCGGGTCGAGCGGCGTCGGCACCGCGGGCTGGGTGCTCACCGGCATCGGCGGCGCCGCGGTCGTCGCGGGCGTGATCACCGGCGTCATCGCGTTCGATCGCAACGCGGCGTTCGAGGACGCGACCCTGCGCAGCGAGCAGATCGCGCTGCGCGACGAGGTCCGCACGTACGCGCTCGTGACCGACGTGCTGCTGATCGGCGGCGGCGTGATCGCGGCGACGGGGATCGTGCTCGCGATCGTCGGCGCGAGCGAGTCGAGCGGGAGCGAGCGCGCCGATGCGACGCGCGTGATCCCGCTGGTCAGCCCGGAGGTCGCGGGCGTGGGTGTGTCGGGTCGATTCTGA
- a CDS encoding efflux RND transporter periplasmic adaptor subunit, translated as MIRLSRWRERATLLAIGAALGGGAGALASASLRAEASGQSPPTTTVASAPTRERVRLGQHLAERAGIRVAAVEESSIAPGIEVVGAIALDPARVSDVGGRVVGRVAEYFVEHGDRVEAGAPLVRIETAELGDAIAEWLAALAELEAASARLTRERGLATRQLATAGSLERAEAEEGALSARARGAEHRLLAMGLTRGELERIARGGRVSGITLRAPIAGEIIERTAMLGEVVEPTDPILRVAALDTVWVLLDVYERDLARVREGDDVEVRTETAQDAAIRGHVEHVDAIVDPETRTGRVRVSIDNTERLLRPGQYVYARLSRDAGAHRGVLAPRSAILQLGGEPASFVALGGDEYEVRPLRLGASLGELVEVEAGLEVGDQLVVEGAFALKSELQR; from the coding sequence ATGATCAGGCTTTCGCGATGGCGCGAGCGCGCGACGCTGCTCGCGATCGGCGCGGCGCTCGGAGGCGGTGCAGGCGCGCTGGCGAGCGCATCGCTGCGCGCCGAGGCGAGCGGACAGTCGCCTCCGACGACGACCGTCGCGAGCGCGCCGACGCGCGAGCGCGTGCGCCTCGGACAGCACCTCGCCGAGCGCGCGGGCATCCGCGTCGCCGCGGTCGAGGAGTCGTCGATCGCGCCGGGCATCGAGGTCGTCGGCGCGATCGCGCTCGATCCCGCGCGCGTCTCCGACGTCGGCGGGCGCGTGGTCGGTCGGGTCGCCGAGTACTTCGTGGAGCACGGAGATCGCGTCGAGGCGGGCGCGCCGCTGGTGCGCATCGAGACCGCGGAGCTCGGCGATGCCATCGCCGAGTGGCTCGCCGCGCTCGCCGAGCTCGAGGCCGCGAGCGCACGGCTCACGCGCGAGCGCGGGCTCGCGACGCGACAGCTCGCGACCGCGGGATCGCTCGAGCGCGCCGAGGCCGAAGAGGGCGCGCTCTCCGCGCGTGCGCGCGGCGCCGAGCACCGCCTGCTCGCGATGGGCCTGACCCGCGGCGAGCTCGAGCGCATCGCGCGCGGCGGGCGCGTCTCCGGGATCACGCTGCGCGCGCCGATCGCGGGCGAGATCATCGAGCGCACGGCGATGCTCGGCGAGGTGGTCGAGCCCACCGATCCGATCCTGCGCGTCGCGGCGCTCGACACGGTGTGGGTGCTGCTCGACGTGTACGAGCGCGACCTCGCGCGGGTGCGCGAAGGCGACGACGTCGAGGTGCGCACCGAGACCGCGCAGGACGCGGCGATCCGCGGCCACGTCGAGCACGTCGACGCGATCGTCGATCCCGAGACGCGCACCGGTCGTGTGCGCGTCTCGATCGACAACACCGAGCGTCTCCTTCGTCCCGGTCAGTACGTCTACGCGCGGCTCTCGCGCGACGCCGGTGCCCACCGCGGCGTGCTCGCGCCGCGCAGCGCGATCCTCCAGCTCGGCGGCGAGCCCGCGTCGTTCGTCGCGCTCGGCGGCGACGAGTACGAGGTGCGCCCGCTGCGCCTCGGCGCATCGCTCGGCGAGCTCGTCGAGGTCGAGGCCGGGCTCGAGGTCGGTGATCAGCTCGTCGTCGAGGGCGCGTTCGCGCTCAAGAGCGAGCTCCAGCGCTGA
- a CDS encoding ABA4-like family protein — protein sequence MDTLDYVFLALNYAVVPAWLLLVFAPRWRGTERIVFSGLVPVLLGIAYTILLFGDRPGPQGSHFFTLDGVMRIFTTRQTVIACWVHYLIFDLFVGAWEVRDARRLGIPHLAVVPSLVLTLMFGPVGLMSWIAVRGVMRRRFSLVET from the coding sequence GTGGACACGCTCGACTACGTCTTCCTCGCGCTGAACTACGCGGTGGTGCCCGCGTGGCTCTTGCTCGTCTTCGCGCCGCGATGGCGAGGCACCGAGCGGATCGTGTTCTCGGGGCTCGTGCCGGTGCTGCTCGGCATCGCGTACACGATCCTGCTCTTCGGCGATCGGCCCGGCCCGCAGGGCTCGCACTTCTTCACGCTCGACGGCGTGATGCGGATCTTCACCACGCGACAGACCGTGATCGCGTGTTGGGTGCACTACCTGATCTTCGATCTGTTCGTGGGTGCGTGGGAGGTGCGCGATGCGCGGCGCCTCGGGATCCCGCACCTCGCGGTGGTGCCCTCGCTCGTGCTCACGCTGATGTTCGGGCCGGTCGGTCTGATGTCGTGGATCGCGGTGCGCGGCGTGATGCGACGGCGCTTCTCGCTCGTGGAGACCTGA
- a CDS encoding serine/threonine-protein kinase codes for MVGEKAPSGTESPDETGAGAIRDVEQSGEARAQRAPASLPPPGETLPRELTSKYRLDSLIAIGGMGRVYRATQLPLDRKVAIKLLAIQKGADDFRKRFFLEASISSRLKHPNIVTVHDYGETADGGLFMVMELLDGEPLTEVLAREVRIEPARACRIAMEICRALRAAHRESLAHRDLKPGNVMITRGEEDESEHVKVLDFGLVKVFQEKQEIAPLERDLTRGETMLGSPRYMAPEQIVCDPVDNRTDIYALGVVLFSLVTGQVPFGGKSAVAILQQHLNAPVPSLREKIVLRPGETRAPELPAGLEAIIKRCMEKRPSDRFQTVAEIMQALARIDGAATSMRSAHDQSVEISASGPMLGGLRAPSELPGTTPTPQPMPAELKPSRARTGAMVAVVLGAAAVAGLLAWGGGASPEPAPTPVVAAEPPRATRVVVTSDPAGAEVRARGEVIGTTPLEQEIPGERGERVELELALEGHRAARVPAVLQGDSVAVHVELQELAPVAPPPPPVEIAAPIAEPPPAATSSPSRTRRSRSETAAAAIATPPPPSSPPPATTTSSVAPEAPRRGVVDDARARSVPVVD; via the coding sequence GCGGGCGCAGCGAGCGCCAGCCTCGCTGCCTCCGCCGGGGGAGACCCTCCCCCGCGAGCTCACCTCGAAGTACCGGCTCGACTCGCTGATCGCGATCGGCGGCATGGGACGCGTGTATCGCGCGACCCAGCTCCCGCTCGACCGCAAGGTCGCGATCAAGCTGCTCGCGATCCAGAAGGGCGCCGACGACTTCCGGAAGCGCTTCTTCCTCGAGGCGTCGATCAGCTCGAGGCTGAAGCACCCGAACATCGTCACGGTCCACGACTACGGCGAGACGGCCGACGGCGGGCTCTTCATGGTCATGGAGCTGCTCGACGGCGAGCCGCTCACGGAGGTCCTCGCGCGCGAGGTGCGCATCGAGCCGGCGCGTGCGTGCCGCATCGCGATGGAGATCTGTCGCGCGCTGCGCGCGGCGCACCGCGAGTCGCTCGCGCATCGCGATCTGAAGCCCGGCAACGTGATGATCACGCGGGGCGAGGAGGACGAGTCGGAGCACGTGAAGGTGCTCGACTTCGGCCTCGTGAAGGTCTTCCAGGAGAAGCAGGAGATCGCCCCGCTCGAGCGCGATCTCACGCGCGGCGAGACGATGCTCGGCTCGCCCCGGTACATGGCGCCCGAGCAGATCGTCTGCGATCCGGTCGACAACCGGACCGACATCTACGCGCTCGGCGTGGTGCTGTTCTCGCTCGTCACCGGGCAGGTCCCGTTCGGCGGCAAGAGCGCGGTGGCGATCCTCCAGCAGCACCTCAACGCGCCGGTGCCGAGCCTGCGCGAGAAGATCGTGCTGCGCCCCGGCGAGACGCGCGCGCCCGAGCTGCCCGCGGGGCTCGAGGCGATCATCAAGCGCTGCATGGAGAAGCGCCCGAGCGATCGGTTCCAGACCGTCGCCGAGATCATGCAGGCGCTCGCGAGGATCGACGGCGCGGCGACGAGCATGCGCAGCGCGCACGATCAGAGCGTCGAGATCAGCGCGTCGGGCCCGATGCTCGGTGGGCTGCGCGCGCCGAGCGAGCTGCCGGGGACCACGCCGACGCCGCAGCCGATGCCGGCGGAGCTCAAGCCGTCGCGCGCGCGCACCGGCGCGATGGTCGCGGTCGTCCTGGGCGCCGCGGCGGTCGCGGGGCTGCTCGCGTGGGGCGGCGGCGCGAGCCCCGAGCCTGCGCCGACGCCGGTCGTCGCGGCCGAGCCGCCGCGCGCGACGCGCGTCGTCGTCACGTCGGATCCCGCGGGCGCCGAGGTGCGCGCGCGCGGCGAGGTGATCGGGACGACGCCGCTCGAGCAGGAGATCCCGGGCGAGCGCGGCGAGCGCGTGGAGCTCGAGCTGGCGCTCGAGGGCCATCGTGCGGCGCGCGTGCCGGCGGTGCTCCAGGGCGACTCGGTCGCGGTGCACGTCGAGCTCCAGGAGCTCGCGCCCGTCGCGCCGCCGCCGCCCCCCGTCGAGATCGCGGCGCCGATCGCCGAGCCGCCTCCGGCCGCGACCAGCTCGCCCTCGCGCACGCGACGCTCGCGCAGCGAGACCGCGGCCGCTGCGATCGCGACGCCTCCTCCGCCTTCGTCGCCTCCGCCCGCGACCACCACGAGCTCCGTCGCGCCCGAGGCTCCTCGTCGCGGCGTGGTCGACGACGCGCGCGCGCGATCGGTGCCGGTCGTCGACTGA
- a CDS encoding GNAT family N-acetyltransferase, translating to MTTNLRFRAARAEDVPAIVALVESAYRGDASRAGWTTEADLLDGQRTDAREIAELLATPRARLVLAERDDALLGCVVVKDEGESAYLGMLSVRPTLQGGGVGRALVAEAERVARDELGRGAMRMTVITQRAELIAWYARLGYAPTGETEPFPYGDARFGLPRRDDLVFVVLKKAL from the coding sequence GTGACGACGAACCTGCGATTCCGAGCTGCGCGCGCCGAGGACGTGCCCGCGATCGTCGCGCTGGTCGAGAGCGCCTATCGCGGCGATGCGAGCCGCGCCGGGTGGACCACCGAGGCCGACCTGCTCGACGGGCAGCGCACCGACGCGCGAGAGATCGCGGAGCTGCTCGCGACCCCGCGCGCGCGCCTGGTGCTCGCGGAGCGCGACGACGCGCTGCTCGGGTGCGTGGTCGTGAAGGACGAGGGCGAGAGCGCGTACCTCGGCATGCTCTCGGTGCGGCCCACGCTGCAGGGCGGCGGCGTGGGGCGCGCGCTGGTCGCGGAGGCCGAGCGCGTCGCGCGCGACGAGCTCGGTCGCGGCGCGATGCGCATGACCGTGATCACGCAGCGCGCCGAGCTGATCGCGTGGTACGCGCGGCTCGGCTACGCGCCGACCGGCGAGACCGAGCCCTTCCCCTACGGCGATGCGCGCTTCGGCCTGCCGCGGCGCGACGATCTCGTGTTCGTCGTGCTGAAGAAGGCGCTCTAG
- a CDS encoding M48 family metallopeptidase has translation MRTKRDGRLALAIVAAVAVPACASAVSTQREVAMGMQASEEIEQELPILDDAEITTYVTELGRRLVGAAGSSRDVPWQFRVVDTDQINAFALPGGFIYVTRGLIEEADTMSELAGPLAHEIAHVEHRHGVEQMSRMQSTALGATLAYVLLGREPGDLEQAALGVGAGAVFASYSRDDEREADASAIEYTTSAGIDPSGLTRFFATLAAEEEERGVLERWFATHPMTEDRLEATEAAIAAKPTAELQVDDPAFQRIKARLESLPPPPAETAGGEDTQ, from the coding sequence ATGCGCACGAAGCGAGATGGTCGGCTCGCGCTCGCGATCGTCGCCGCGGTCGCGGTGCCCGCGTGCGCGAGCGCGGTGTCGACCCAGCGCGAGGTCGCGATGGGGATGCAGGCCTCGGAGGAGATCGAGCAGGAGCTCCCGATCCTCGACGACGCCGAGATCACGACGTACGTGACCGAGCTCGGTCGTCGCCTGGTCGGCGCGGCGGGCAGCTCGCGCGACGTGCCGTGGCAGTTCCGCGTCGTCGACACCGATCAGATCAACGCGTTCGCGCTGCCCGGCGGCTTCATCTACGTGACGCGCGGGCTGATCGAGGAGGCCGACACGATGTCGGAGCTCGCGGGTCCGCTGGCGCACGAGATCGCGCATGTGGAGCACCGCCACGGCGTCGAGCAGATGTCGCGCATGCAGAGCACCGCGCTCGGCGCGACGCTCGCGTACGTGCTGCTCGGTCGCGAGCCCGGCGACCTCGAGCAGGCCGCGCTCGGTGTCGGCGCGGGTGCGGTGTTCGCGAGCTACAGCCGCGACGACGAGCGCGAGGCCGACGCCTCGGCGATCGAGTACACGACGAGCGCGGGGATCGATCCCTCGGGGCTCACCCGCTTCTTCGCGACGCTCGCCGCCGAGGAAGAAGAGCGCGGCGTGCTCGAGCGGTGGTTCGCGACGCACCCGATGACCGAGGATCGTCTCGAAGCGACCGAGGCCGCGATCGCGGCGAAGCCCACCGCCGAGCTGCAGGTCGACGACCCCGCGTTCCAACGGATCAAGGCGCGGCTCGAATCGCTGCCGCCGCCGCCCGCCGAGACCGCGGGCGGCGAAGACACACAATGA
- a CDS encoding BMP family ABC transporter substrate-binding protein yields MSRTSSVIAATGALLALATPGCSLILDPQIDEGNGPPPIEGTIDVGFLYVGPVGDHGWTKTHDDARLYLEENVSDVATHYAPTVAVSDAARVIDEFVARGDDVIVGTSYDFLVPIQAAALRYPDRRFLICSGFQTGPNLGSYFGRMELALYQAGVLAGRMTRGDRIGLVGPVVIPESVRHMNAFTRGVRSVNPDARVLVRWTYAWFDPEEETAATEELVAAGADVIFGQTDTPVPIQVSAELSAMDGGPVYSIGYDNPDSCQFAPSRCLTSAYWNWGPMITRIVTEMRDGTWEPATPIYEQMKPDPSESVVYLAPFDPTGPVPTSVRLEIEGLVGELTADSEESRHHAFRGPVEDNRGTTRVQSGAVPTDADLLNMCWFVEGIYELDGTTPAVVPAVCPGVR; encoded by the coding sequence ATGAGCCGAACGTCTTCCGTCATCGCCGCGACCGGCGCGCTCCTCGCGCTCGCGACGCCTGGGTGCTCGTTGATCCTCGATCCGCAGATCGACGAGGGAAACGGCCCGCCGCCGATCGAAGGAACGATCGACGTGGGCTTCCTCTACGTCGGTCCCGTCGGTGATCACGGCTGGACCAAGACCCACGACGACGCGCGACTCTACCTCGAGGAGAACGTGTCCGACGTGGCGACGCACTACGCGCCGACCGTCGCGGTCTCCGACGCGGCGCGCGTGATCGACGAGTTCGTCGCGCGCGGCGACGACGTGATCGTCGGTACGAGCTACGACTTCCTCGTCCCGATCCAGGCCGCGGCGCTGCGCTATCCGGATCGTCGCTTCCTGATCTGCTCGGGGTTCCAGACCGGGCCGAACCTCGGCTCGTACTTCGGCCGCATGGAGCTCGCGCTCTACCAGGCCGGCGTGCTCGCGGGGCGCATGACGCGCGGCGATCGCATCGGGCTCGTCGGGCCCGTCGTGATCCCGGAGTCGGTGCGTCACATGAACGCGTTCACGCGCGGCGTGCGCTCGGTGAACCCCGACGCGCGCGTGCTCGTGCGCTGGACCTACGCGTGGTTCGATCCCGAAGAGGAGACCGCGGCGACCGAGGAGCTCGTCGCGGCCGGCGCCGACGTGATCTTCGGGCAGACCGACACGCCCGTGCCGATCCAGGTCTCGGCGGAGCTGAGCGCGATGGACGGCGGGCCGGTCTACTCGATCGGCTACGACAATCCCGACAGCTGCCAGTTCGCTCCGTCGCGCTGCCTCACGAGCGCGTACTGGAACTGGGGCCCGATGATCACGCGCATCGTGACCGAGATGCGCGACGGCACGTGGGAGCCCGCGACGCCGATCTACGAGCAGATGAAGCCCGATCCCTCCGAGAGCGTCGTGTACCTCGCGCCGTTCGATCCCACGGGCCCGGTGCCGACCTCGGTGCGCCTCGAGATCGAGGGGCTCGTCGGCGAGCTCACCGCGGACAGCGAGGAGAGCCGTCACCACGCGTTCCGCGGGCCCGTCGAGGACAACCGCGGCACGACGCGCGTCCAGTCGGGCGCGGTGCCCACGGACGCCGACCTCCTGAACATGTGCTGGTTCGTCGAGGGCATCTACGAGCTCGACGGAACGACGCCCGCGGTGGTGCCCGCGGTCTGCCCGGGGGTGCGCTGA
- a CDS encoding DUF1295 domain-containing protein: protein MPTSLLFAVYGALAVAALCWILSLFTRECSWVDRIWSIVPALYVGWFAWCADFADARLVLMTVLVTAWGARLTFNFARKGGYAPGGEDYRWEVLRKRMSPAMFQLFNFGFIALYQNVLLLLITLPAWAALEHGAGTPLNAIDVVAALLFLAFLAGETIADEQQWRFHQDKHARKARGERVEHEFLTNGLFRFSRHPNFFCEQGMWWAIYLFSVAAGAGWANWTIVGAVLLSLLFQGSTTFTEQITVSKYPAYREYQKTTSRLLPMPPRA, encoded by the coding sequence GTGCCTACCTCGCTGCTGTTCGCGGTCTACGGTGCCCTCGCGGTCGCCGCCCTCTGCTGGATCCTCTCGCTCTTCACGCGCGAGTGCTCGTGGGTCGATCGCATCTGGTCGATCGTGCCCGCGCTCTACGTCGGGTGGTTCGCGTGGTGCGCGGACTTCGCCGACGCGCGGCTCGTGCTGATGACGGTGCTCGTCACGGCGTGGGGCGCGCGGCTCACGTTCAACTTCGCGCGGAAGGGCGGGTACGCGCCGGGCGGCGAGGACTATCGCTGGGAAGTGCTGCGCAAGCGCATGAGCCCGGCGATGTTCCAACTGTTCAACTTCGGGTTCATCGCGCTGTACCAGAACGTGCTCTTGCTGCTGATCACGCTGCCCGCGTGGGCCGCGCTCGAGCACGGCGCGGGCACGCCGCTGAACGCGATCGACGTCGTCGCGGCGCTGCTCTTCCTCGCGTTCCTCGCGGGCGAGACGATCGCGGACGAGCAGCAGTGGCGCTTCCACCAGGACAAACACGCGCGGAAGGCGCGCGGTGAGCGCGTCGAGCACGAGTTCCTCACGAACGGGCTCTTCCGCTTCTCGCGCCACCCGAACTTCTTCTGCGAGCAGGGGATGTGGTGGGCGATCTACCTGTTCTCCGTCGCGGCGGGCGCAGGATGGGCCAACTGGACCATCGTGGGCGCGGTGCTGCTCTCGCTGCTGTTCCAGGGCTCGACCACGTTCACCGAGCAGATCACGGTCTCGAAGTACCCCGCATATCGCGAGTACCAGAAGACCACGTCGCGCCTCCTGCCCATGCCGCCGCGCGCGTAG